From Rhododendron vialii isolate Sample 1 chromosome 7a, ASM3025357v1:
AGGTACAAATCGATATCTTGAAACCAAGAATTGTCATCAATTTGCAACTAATATACTTTTCATTGCAACTCCGAAGCTTGGCCAGGTGGTGAAGGCCGTGAATTTAAAAATTCGCTCCTTTCTGAGGATCGAACCTCTTGCGTGTTATCAACTTTTACGGCACTATTAACCTCAAGCGGTTGAAATTAGCTTCCTCCTGGTTCGCGGTTTGAAACCTCCAGCCTAAGTTGGCCAGTgtcataaattttcaaaataacagCATCttgatttgggggttttgaAAAGCTTTTCCTTGTTCCTTTTTGGAGTGTTCATTTCTTATGCGAGTTACGTCTCATATTGCTTAGATGGGAAAAGTTTGAGTAAAACTATACGTAGAAGCACTTCTAGTATGTTTACTTTACTAGGTTTGCGCTGAAGTGGCTAAACTCTTGTTGTTCGGAGCATCGTTATCCAGCGACACCGGCTCACACACCTGCGTCATGACCATGTGAGCGCGCGGGTTGTTTGGCTGCAATGTTAGAAAAGGGACACAGTAACGCGCCATAAATTGATTTTCTCTTCTTGATTTTCACAAGAGACTCCATCAAACTCCAACCAGAAGGCCAGCTTTCCAACACCCTGTCCATACGGGTACTTTGCCTTCTTGAATTCGCGGGGACAAAATTGAATTAATTGATCCCTTATCGACATTggaatgagctgattttttatttgtactcttgaaagaatattttaaacaaattgaatgacTTTAATCATTAGTATGGGACCCCGAAATAGATCACACACAATCTGGTGTACGTTTGGTATATACGAGAATTGGGCTATTTTTTGGGCCCTAAAACGGCCGCCCAAGGCCGGCACTGAGATTCCCAGGAGAGTGGACTAAAAATGAGTGAGACCATAAAACTAATATTTGAATTAAAAGGGTCACCTCACATGACCAAAGACGAGTTCTAAACTACTATTGGATCAATCAACAAATTAATCAAGTAAATATCTATATAGATTATAGAATACTAAAACTCAGCCAGAGCCAGGATATAAATGCACAACTAACGTGCTATCGAAACTAAAACGAGGCAAACATTCCTCTATGCTGCACTCGAGTAGCTAGCTAGCAAGGAATAGGAGTGAGAAAACAGTTATGGCTTCATCTTCAACTGTGAGCAGAATGAACCCTAACAAGCCTCATGTCATGTGCATCCCTTACCCAATTCAAGACCACATCAAGCCAATGCTTAAACTGGCAAACATTCTCCACTCATTCGGCTTCCGTATCACCTTTGTCAACACAGAGTTTAGTCACAACAACTTGCTCAAATCCGGGGCCCTCGAATCCTTTGCCAACCTCCTTAACTTCCGCTTTGAAACCATCCCCGCCATCCTCCCTCCTccggccaccaccaccaccgcggACTACTACCACTTGCTTTGTCAGTCTGCCCAGGAAAAATTCTTGCCTCCACTACACCATCTCATTACGAGACTGAACTGGTGCAAGACGGTGAGTTGTATTGTATCAGATGGTTTGATGCCTTTCAACATTATGATTGCAAGAGAACTGGGGATCCCTGGCTATCTCCTTTGGGTTCCAAATGCTTGTGCCTTCATGGGATACCTCCACGAGAAAGGCCTAATGCCACCTATGGGTAAATCCCATTGAACACCACAAAACATGTATATCTTGTGTATGAGTTGCATCTATTTCAAGCTAGCTAACAATTTTGAACTGATTTACAGATGTGCAACTGGAAATGGTTCTAGATTCGACCTCCGTATTGAAAAACATCCATCTGAGTGACATCCCACATGCTAAGCTATACGAGAATGGCTTCCCCACAGGAGAAGCAGAGGAGGCTTTCCAAGCTTCGGGTATCATCTTTGAAACATTCGAAGCTCTGGAACACGATGTTTTCGATGCAATCAAGCCCATGTTTCAACATGTGTATGCCGTTGGCCCCCTCCAAATGCTGCTCAACTCGGCTACCACTGGCTCCGGTGATCATCTCGAATCAGTTCCCTTCAATCAACGTGGAGACGAAATCCGTTGCCTGAAATGGCTAGACTCCATGGAACCCAATTCAGTTGTATACATAA
This genomic window contains:
- the LOC131332606 gene encoding 7-deoxyloganetin glucosyltransferase-like, whose product is MASSSTVSRMNPNKPHVMCIPYPIQDHIKPMLKLANILHSFGFRITFVNTEFSHNNLLKSGALESFANLLNFRFETIPAILPPPATTTTADYYHLLCQSAQEKFLPPLHHLITRLNWCKTVSCIVSDGLMPFNIMIARELGIPGYLLWVPNACAFMGYLHEKGLMPPMGKSH